The nucleotide sequence ccctgctgagatcatcaaagcttcgaatgctttgagcaggtaggtcgttgaaccagattctggcggatccaacaagagtctgcatgaacattaggcaacattcagcgtttgaccatttttctattcgagctgCACCGGTGAAGATCTGGAGATGGTCCtcgggatcttcagtcccatcatacgtcCTGATGTGGGTTGGCATCTTGATCTTTgattgaaaatcataatcggTTATCTGCCTTGAGAAGCATGAGAGGTTGCTTGGCTTATAGGGTTTAGCCAAGTCCTCTTCAGGCCTTGTATCCACGTTGTTACTATTGCCATGATTCCCCTGAGTGGCTAGCACTAGATTaatgaagtgttgccacgggaagttggccatcatctgggaCATCATATTGGGTatgaggttgaagccttgaaggcttcctggTCCACCTGAGCAGTTTATTCCAAGAGGGGTGCTagtaacagcacttcgtgctaaaggaaGCACGGACAGAGCTTGCTCCCATGTGGTTGTTAAAGAAGCTGGATAGCTTGTCACCggggactgtaggagctggtcAAGCGTTAGCTCATGTCCCAGAGGAGTACCACTAGtaattggttgggaagagaggATAGGATGTACCGTAGGATTTGTCATAGTGGACAGATAAGGGTGAGGGTTTGGAGGgttgctgggaccagcctcactTCTTGTGGTAAAAGGAGGTAGGGGTGGCCCGGGAGACAgcgttggctcaggttcgtcaTAATCTAAACGAATCCTtatacccttttccctttctttactcacatgttggttaagaagtgaCCTTAACTCGAGGAAATTATTAGCGACCCcttcgggggtaagttcaacacgcgCCGGGGTGTCAGATACACCGACATTGGGGGATGGAGCCCCGAATCTAGATGGGGTTGGGgtgttgaaggtaaggaactcgggtgtgctccccggagtCGAGAAAGGTGTTGTTATAGTCGTATGAGCTTGGCCACTACCCGGGGTGGAAGTGTTAGGGATCTGGTTCACttctcccggagatccactttcagACATGGTGACTTTGAGTGaagagagctacactactaggtcttttttgagaagaaatagcggcgtaggccccacggtgggcgccaacttgttgatgcaacaaacacgagaccaaagatggtagctgagttggttaggcaaagaggttgaagggttcaaccttgcctaacgcaggtcgcggggtccccccacgtttgcaaaacgtgaaggaggttcactagtatgtaattgttgtttgctgagagttctttctccgagacgtgctcgaatccagaagtgaaagcaaacagaatgtgtgtggtggatgtgatAAGGAGTAACTTGAGAGTGAGCAAGTACTCCACGAATGACCAGAAATGAGGGAATCTCAACTGATCGAAGAATGTCTTTTGGGGTgaatgagctgtcttcttataggggaagacatctcctcaaatagtatgtacaagactagtaaaacctgtttgcagtggagggtttccccttttggggttgaaggcttttgtcccctggataatagcatgtattgtgcagacctgctttgcttttgcgAGCGTGGGTTGGTGAAGCGAGCTCGGATGTGATTGATTACTGTTCCCTCCTCGCTTTTCCCATTTCACAGCTTTTCAACCATTGAACCGTTAACCCTTTAAGCACTTGCATGTTTAGTcactttatttagtcttgggctacccccgtcatcatcTATCAATAATGAATTCATTCTTGAATATGTTtcatcatgcatttctacttttGGGACATGTGAGTGTAGCAACTTAGTTAGAAGTTAGCCAAATTTCCCTTCATTAGGAACTAGCTAGGGGATTTCCAGCATTACAAGAATACATTGAGCTAGCTTACATAAACtcaagaaataataataataataataataataataataataataataataataataataataataataataataataataataagcatATATAATTATCAAGTTATACTTAATTAGCTATACGCCAGTTCTACATCACTTCGCCGTTATAACCAGTGAGGAGATTAATGTTTCCCATTTTCACCATTGATGTATCACATTGGTCAAAGAATCGAAGGGAGCGTCATCCTTTGCGAATTCTTTCACCAGATACATGGTTTCTTCAACATTTCCAGACAAAAGCACTTGATCAGAAGTTAGAAGTACGTCCTTTTCCCAGGATAGAGGAGAAATGCTGTTATCCCCACCTGTTTCTGGGCAGACTTTTGTTAAGTCATTGTAGTAGGTCACCTCTAGAGTTGAATCTTGTTTGATTGTTTCCATCATGATTGTATAGCCTTTGCTTAGATGTAATACGTCTTGCCATTCCTATGGTATGAGCTCCTAATTCAAAAATGACTGGCATCACTAACATATTTcttattattgtttttgttttgtaaGTTTTTTAAGGGTAAAtttatcaaaaataaaataatatataatatttacCAACTTCAAATATCTTAACTTCAAGTAACACAAAGATTCATTATTTTGCATAGTTTTTTACTAGCTAGAAAGAGAGACTAGATCAGCTTCATTAAGGACTTCAAATTTATAATGAATAGATTTCAGGACTTCCTTTTCGTTCTGAGGATTCAGAGGATGATGCTTTCAGTCATGATAGAATCGATTTAAATGAAGAAGCTAAGATGAAAAAATCTGGTTTTGATTTTAAATCCTTTAACCAACGCTTCTATTCTAACAGTTTatattattagttttttttaactacCCATTTTCTTATCTTTTTCATTGGCCTTTACGGTCCATAAACCAAAATTTATTATTTTGTAATGAGtgataaagaaagaaaaacaattAAAAGACACCAATTACAAAAGAAGTTTCATCTTAGTCGAGGTAATGATTTTTTTAGTATTACTCGTATTCACAGGTGATTATCAAAGGGGTCAAATCGATACACAATGCCAATACGACATGATTTTGAGCGGGTTCAACATGACACGATATGATTAAATATTAAGGTTTAGGGACTATATGATAATTTTAGTATTTTATTTCGCGCGTTGCGTGGGTATGAGCACACTGACACGCGATGTACTCGTCAAGGACCAAGGAAAAGCACCATATTGAAGTTTAAGCATTGTATGATAAATTCTATATTATATTGTTCCCGTTGATGCTAACCAACTTTTGGGCTAATTACAGCCGTAGAAAGTCATCAACTTTTAATCTCAGCCGTTTAAAGTCTCTAAATTCCTTCTAGAAGCAGCGGTTCTCGGCAGTTCAGCACTCTCTCACCCATGATCTTGCGGTTTTCTGCAGTTTATCAAGATGTACCAATCAGAAATGCAGGTTGCAATGCGGTTTAAAATGTGTTCCTTATTTTCAGGGAGTTAGTGGGTTAGTGGACACTTAACTGCATTTTTTGGTGCCTATATAATACAAGTTCAGGTAGTGTAATCTTCTGAATTTTTTTCGCTCTTCCTGTATTCATACAGCAACACATCTGCAGCAATGGATATCTCGGATGACTTCGTGGACATTTATGAAGAAGATCAGCCTGCAAAGAAAGTAAGTTGGAATGTAAGTTGGAATGTTAATTATTAGTTAGCAAAGCATGTGGATGGTTTCTAATTGTTTGTGAATTGCACCAAATATTTAGTCTTCTAATATATGGTAGCAATTGTAATTTTTTCAGCTGGGTTTTGATGCAATGACACCGAAGAAGAATCAAATATGCAGCCCAATGAAAGATTCTCCGAAGGTAACGTTTTAAGTCACAACTAATGTATAAAATTTGTTTTGATATTTAGTCTGATTTGTTAAATTCTATCAATTTATTGTTTCAGACGGACAGTGGAAGTGTAGAGATCATTTCATATGGACAGTATTTTAGTCCATTCAAATCTGAAATGCATAGGGAGGTTATTGAACAGgtggtgtttttttttaataaagttttcattgcataagtGCATGATTGTTTCACACctttatgtttttttaaaatGTATTATACTAATGTTTTTAGTTCTTGTAGTTTCAGAACATAGAAAAGCAAGCTAAAAGAAAGCATGCGCTCCTAACTTGGAAATGGGA is from Helianthus annuus cultivar XRQ/B chromosome 9, HanXRQr2.0-SUNRISE, whole genome shotgun sequence and encodes:
- the LOC110874996 gene encoding uncharacterized protein LOC110874996 isoform X1 — translated: MDISDDFVDIYEEDQPAKKLGFDAMTPKKNQICSPMKDSPKTDSGSVEIISYGQYFSPFKSEMHREVIEQFQNIEKQAKRKHALLTWKWDEVIDITQSEDSNGQKDDSKAKQQDDLESELSDTADSLDSPLKRSKIPRISKNCNDHVGWVEF
- the LOC110874996 gene encoding uncharacterized protein LOC110874996 isoform X2; the protein is MDISDDFVDIYEEDQPAKKLGFDAMTPKKNQICSPMKDSPKTDSGSVEIISYGQYFSPFKSEMHREVIEQNIEKQAKRKHALLTWKWDEVIDITQSEDSNGQKDDSKAKQQDDLESELSDTADSLDSPLKRSKIPRISKNCNDHVGWVEF